The Synechocystis sp. PCC 7509 genome includes a window with the following:
- a CDS encoding class I SAM-dependent methyltransferase produces the protein MSDTLTKLTYQTFQNSKNYFGLAHKYLSSQVMGLVSPQLKPKSSPLTPALLLQLQARLNKLLEVDWQDAENGVYAHSLLFDNPWADFFRYYPEVWLDMPQIWQRINEKNYQDFSVDVPKDGYPSYYLQNFHHQTNGYLSDSSANLYDLQVELLFGGSADPMRRRILAPLKANLAANPKPRILDVACGTGRTLKLLRNAFPQSSLFGTDLSAAYLRKANQELSQIPGELPQLLQANAEELPYLDNYFDAVTCVFTFHELPSAARQQVIEECFRVVQPGGVFVICDSIQMSDSPEMLPIMDSFHETFHEPYYKHYISDDLVERLEKAGFEDITTEVHFMSKYLIAHKKAT, from the coding sequence ATGTCTGACACCCTAACCAAGCTGACTTATCAGACTTTTCAAAATAGTAAAAACTACTTTGGTTTAGCTCATAAATACTTAAGTTCGCAAGTAATGGGCTTAGTATCTCCTCAGTTAAAACCAAAATCATCGCCTTTGACTCCAGCATTACTCTTACAACTGCAAGCAAGGTTAAACAAATTGCTAGAAGTAGATTGGCAAGATGCGGAAAACGGAGTATATGCTCATAGTTTGCTATTTGATAATCCTTGGGCTGACTTTTTCCGTTATTATCCTGAAGTTTGGCTAGATATGCCGCAAATTTGGCAGCGAATCAACGAGAAAAATTATCAAGATTTTTCTGTAGATGTACCCAAAGATGGCTATCCTAGCTACTACTTGCAAAATTTCCACCATCAAACTAATGGTTATTTAAGCGACTCGTCAGCTAATTTGTATGACTTGCAAGTTGAACTATTATTTGGGGGTTCGGCTGACCCCATGCGGCGACGCATTCTAGCACCCTTAAAAGCTAATTTAGCAGCTAATCCCAAGCCTCGGATTTTAGATGTAGCTTGTGGGACGGGGAGGACTTTGAAGTTATTACGAAACGCTTTCCCCCAATCGTCGCTATTTGGTACAGATTTATCCGCCGCTTATTTGCGAAAAGCTAATCAAGAATTATCGCAAATTCCTGGGGAATTACCGCAGCTTCTCCAAGCCAACGCCGAAGAATTGCCTTATTTAGACAACTATTTCGATGCTGTAACTTGTGTATTTACATTCCACGAGTTGCCAAGTGCTGCACGTCAGCAGGTAATAGAGGAGTGTTTTAGAGTGGTGCAGCCAGGAGGAGTTTTTGTAATTTGCGACTCAATTCAAATGAGTGATTCGCCGGAAATGTTGCCGATTATGGATAGTTTTCATGAAACCTTCCACGAACCTTACTATAAGCATTACATTAGCGATGATTTGGTAGAAAGGCTGGAAAAGGCAGGTTTTGAGGATATCACAACGGAGGTGCATTTTATGAGTAAGTATCTGATTGCTCATAAAAAAGCGACTTAA
- a CDS encoding CPXCG motif-containing cysteine-rich protein: MQNSTEYFCAYCGESNVAFIDLSAGNYQSYIEDCQVCCRPNVLYIQVDEETLELSVNSEYVE, encoded by the coding sequence TTGCAAAATTCAACAGAGTATTTTTGTGCTTATTGCGGCGAATCGAACGTAGCCTTTATTGATTTAAGTGCTGGTAACTATCAGTCTTATATTGAAGACTGTCAAGTTTGCTGTCGCCCAAATGTGTTGTATATTCAAGTTGACGAAGAAACTCTAGAATTAAGCGTAAATAGCGAATATGTAGAGTAG
- the psbA gene encoding photosystem II q(b) protein, whose product MTTTLQRRESANVWERFCSWVTSTENRLYVGWFGVLMIPTLLAATTCFIIAFIAAPPVDIDGIREPVAGSLIYGNNIITGAVVPSSNAIGLHFYPIWEAASLDEWLYNGGPYQLVVFHFLIGIFCYMGREWELSYRLGMRPWIAVAYSAPVAAATAVFLIYPIGQGSFSDGMPLGISGTFNFMLVFQAEHNILMHPFHQLGVAGVFGGSLFSAMHGSLVTSSLVRETTETESQNYGYKFGQEEETYNIVAAHGYFGRLIFQYASFNNSRSLHFFLAAWPVIGIWFTSLGISTMAFNLNGFNFNQSVIDSQGQVIGTWADVLNRANLGMEVMHERNAHNFPLDLAAGDATPVALTAPAING is encoded by the coding sequence ATGACAACAACCTTACAAAGACGCGAAAGCGCCAACGTATGGGAACGGTTCTGTAGCTGGGTAACCTCCACAGAAAACCGTCTATACGTAGGCTGGTTCGGAGTATTGATGATCCCCACACTACTCGCCGCCACCACTTGCTTCATCATCGCCTTTATCGCCGCACCTCCCGTAGACATCGACGGCATCCGCGAGCCGGTAGCAGGTTCATTAATCTACGGAAACAACATCATCACTGGTGCAGTAGTACCATCATCGAACGCGATTGGTTTGCACTTCTACCCAATTTGGGAAGCAGCTTCCTTAGACGAATGGTTATACAACGGCGGCCCTTACCAATTAGTAGTATTCCACTTTTTGATCGGAATATTCTGCTACATGGGACGTGAGTGGGAACTATCCTACCGCCTCGGAATGCGCCCTTGGATTGCCGTAGCATATTCAGCGCCCGTAGCCGCAGCCACCGCAGTATTTTTAATCTACCCAATTGGACAAGGTTCATTCTCCGACGGAATGCCCCTAGGAATCAGTGGAACATTCAACTTCATGTTAGTATTCCAAGCGGAACACAACATCTTGATGCACCCCTTCCACCAGTTAGGAGTAGCCGGAGTATTCGGCGGTTCATTATTCTCCGCCATGCACGGTTCTTTGGTAACTTCTAGCTTAGTTCGTGAAACAACTGAGACCGAAAGCCAAAACTACGGTTACAAATTCGGACAAGAAGAAGAAACCTACAACATCGTTGCCGCCCACGGTTACTTTGGTCGGTTGATCTTCCAATACGCATCCTTCAACAACAGCCGTAGCTTGCACTTCTTCCTAGCAGCATGGCCAGTAATTGGGATTTGGTTTACATCCTTGGGCATCAGCACAATGGCGTTCAACCTCAACGGGTTCAACTTCAACCAATCCGTAATTGACTCTCAAGGACAAGTAATTGGCACTTGGGCAGACGTACTCAACCGCGCTAACCTAGGTATGGAAGTAATGCACGAGCGCAATGCTCACAACTTCCCTCTAGACTTGGCGGCCGGTGATGCGACTCCTGTTGCTCTTACTGCTCCTGCGATCAACGGTTAA
- a CDS encoding DUF1499 domain-containing protein, whose amino-acid sequence MEIRTIISRYLPIVLTIVFLLGGTILFSGQTKLLAGTKPNNLGMGTGQLLACPGTPNCVNSQSLDAEHGIAPLTYNSSAEDAFKTLKNVVQSFKQSTIAPARSQSFAQETDNYIYAEFTIPVVGFVDDVEFLLDKNAQVIHVRSASRLGESDLGVNRKRIETIRAKFNQLQTEVKA is encoded by the coding sequence ATGGAAATTAGAACAATTATTTCTCGTTATTTGCCTATAGTTTTAACTATAGTTTTTTTACTAGGGGGAACTATACTATTTTCTGGGCAAACTAAGTTATTAGCAGGTACAAAACCTAATAATCTTGGTATGGGTACAGGTCAATTATTAGCTTGTCCTGGTACGCCTAATTGCGTCAATAGCCAAAGCTTGGATGCCGAACATGGTATTGCGCCTTTAACCTACAATTCCTCTGCTGAAGATGCTTTTAAGACCCTTAAAAATGTTGTACAGTCTTTTAAACAATCTACGATAGCGCCAGCGCGCTCGCAGAGCTTCGCACAGGAAACTGATAATTATATCTATGCAGAGTTTACTATTCCTGTAGTGGGATTTGTTGACGATGTAGAATTTCTGTTAGACAAAAATGCCCAAGTAATTCATGTCCGTTCAGCTTCTCGTTTAGGCGAGTCAGATTTGGGTGTAAACCGTAAACGAATTGAGACAATTAGAGCTAAATTTAACCAGTTGCAAACAGAAGTAAAAGCTTGA
- a CDS encoding YbjN domain-containing protein codes for MTNADAIANQPIASEQLIDDLIEGSPSSHIDVIQTVIASLEQGDSAMVSHTETNYLWKFKYGSVEVFVQLSGLTDEDTISVWSKVLNLPTKNDAGLMRKLLEMNWTNTFEACFGIDKEQVVVLSSRTLAELSPGEISRIITIVATIADDNDEALQAEFAA; via the coding sequence ATGACTAATGCCGATGCGATCGCAAATCAACCCATAGCCAGCGAACAATTGATTGACGATTTGATTGAAGGAAGTCCATCTAGCCATATAGATGTAATTCAAACGGTCATTGCCAGCCTCGAACAAGGCGATAGCGCAATGGTAAGCCATACAGAAACAAACTACTTATGGAAATTTAAGTACGGTAGCGTAGAAGTATTCGTGCAACTTAGCGGACTAACAGACGAAGATACAATCTCAGTTTGGTCTAAAGTGTTAAATTTACCGACTAAAAATGACGCGGGATTGATGCGGAAGCTTTTAGAAATGAATTGGACGAATACCTTTGAAGCTTGTTTTGGCATCGATAAAGAACAAGTAGTTGTATTATCAAGCCGCACTTTAGCAGAATTGTCGCCAGGAGAGATTTCGCGCATCATCACGATAGTAGCCACAATCGCTGATGACAATGACGAAGCCTTACAAGCAGAATTTGCAGCCTAG